The genomic DNA CATTTTTGCCGCCAAATTTTGGGTTAGGTAATAAACTGTCATAGGTTACGAGGGCCAATAAAAcaacacacacacgcacacatatATATTAGTCTTTTTTTATCTATAAGGAATAGTAAACTAGAAACAGAGATAGTTGTATACCTTGTTTAATAGAATAGTAGGACATACTAGATAACATACAATTACAAGTGACCCCAGGGTCGAGTGCTGATATGTTATCACTCACTGTCATGATCACGAGGAGTCACTCTAATGACATTCACGTAAAGAACCGTTTGCATATAACACGTACCCATTAATAAATTGTGTCACGGAGTGAAAAAGACTAAGAACTTAGAAAACAAGATCATGATCAATAAATTAGCACTGGTAACGGGCTCAAATCAGGGCATCGGATTTGCGATAGTAGAAGAATTACTTAAAAGAGGAGTCAAAAATGTCTACGTCACAGCAAGAAATGAGCACCGAGGCAGAGATGCAGTGGACAAGCTGAAAGTTAAAGGACTGAACCCACAATTCCATCCTTTAGAAGTCACTAATATAAACAGTGTAAAAAGATGTGCGGAATACATAAAAATGAAACATGGAGGACTAGATATACTAATCAATAACGCTGGTGTCATAACAGAAAGTTGGGAAAACACTACTTATGAAGATTCCGTACGAGTCATAAATACAAACTACCACGCTGTACTAACTGTCCAAGAACATTTCTTCCCGATCCTAAACAGAAACGCAAGAGTTATAAATATAGCTAGCGATTGCGGACATATTTCCAATTTGAAAAACAAGGACTGGATCGCAAGACTAACTCAGAGAGACGTACAAAAGTCAGACATAGATGATTTCATCGCATGGTTCTTAAACTCCGTTAAAACAGAGACGTGGAAGCCAGAGGATTTCTTGCAAACGCAACTGCTAGCTTACAAGATATCGAAGATAGCGTTATGTGCGTTGACTATTGTACAACAGAGGGAAGTGGATAATAATATTTCGGTCAACTCTTTACATCCCGGGTTCGTCCAGACTTCAATGACAACGCGTAGTGGTGTGTTCACACTGGAGGAATCTAG from Leguminivora glycinivorella isolate SPB_JAAS2020 chromosome 22, LegGlyc_1.1, whole genome shotgun sequence includes the following:
- the LOC125237653 gene encoding carbonyl reductase [NADPH] 3-like, whose translation is MINKLALVTGSNQGIGFAIVEELLKRGVKNVYVTARNEHRGRDAVDKLKVKGLNPQFHPLEVTNINSVKRCAEYIKMKHGGLDILINNAGVITESWENTTYEDSVRVINTNYHAVLTVQEHFFPILNRNARVINIASDCGHISNLKNKDWIARLTQRDVQKSDIDDFIAWFLNSVKTETWKPEDFLQTQLLAYKISKIALCALTIVQQREVDNNISVNSLHPGFVQTSMTTRSGVFTLEESSKAPVYLALDVDQSAKGQYFWYDKEPKDWRNPNLPLFCDYEVLKKYL